The genomic interval GCCTCGCCTGCGCTGTGCCATGTCGAGGTGTCTTTTTATCCTTTATGCATGCCAAGTAGTTGCCATTGAGCCTATCGTATAAAATGGCCCCAGTCCAGTCGAGGCGTCCTCTCAAGCCCCACAACGTGCGGCGCGAGTCGTCGCACCGTTCCGATAAGGCGTGGACTGGGTGCGGCGTCACTTAGGCATCTAATGGAGAGTTTCCCGTGTTAACTGGTCCCTTTTAGCCAGTTAACACGGAGGCAAGATATATCCGACGAGTAGGGTCGTCGCTGCAATGCGAGAGCGCCATTACTACGTCTTTTGGGAACGGGAGGGGAGCCTCCAAGCACATATAGGGCCTATTGTATGGCCACGAAGACGTCACCACAGTGCGTCTCTTCCCTTGCTGCACCAGAATGCTGGAAACCCGGGAGACCAAGTGCCTTGCAGAGTACAGGCCTGTATCGACGACCCGCCAAGGGGTGTTGTGGCTCGGCCCCACACTCCTTGACGGGTCGTTCAGTCCACTGCAATGCAgccgcacgcagcgcaggccAGCACCAGCATTACGATCAGCATCACCACAGCACAGCAAAGGCCGAGGACACAGTGGGTGGGGTGTGtacaccttttttttttatcaTGGACACGCCGCACACTGAGCGGGAAGCAGCGTGATCATGGCCGCATGTCTCTTCGGCTCAGCGCCATCCCAGGCCTGTCTTCCGACATCAATAGTCAGCGCAGCCGTACACCTATAAGGGCAAGTGGCAGGTCACACTACTTTCCCCACAAGGAGTGGGGGCACTGGACCCCCTAATGCCAGGGTGCGGTGGTCAGCGCTATTATTAGGGAGTGTTGAATCAAAAACACTAGCAAGActaagagagggggagagagcagggggggagggagggagggagggagggagcacGAGGAGATCATGGCAAATAAGCGActgaaaaaagggagggggaggaggggaggggaaggaagggggggagggagggaaggaacACGTACGCGGTGAGACGCCCAAGAGGACTtgcccactccccccccaaAATGAAGGAACACAGCAAACCAAGACAAAACTAGAAAGATGATACGAcatgagggaggaggaaggagagagaNNNNNNNNNNNNNNNNNNNNNNNNNNNNNNNNNNNNNNNNNNNNNNNNNNNNNNNNNNNNAAGGAACACGTACGCGGTGAGACGCCCAAGAGGACTtgcccactccccccccaaAATGAAGGAACACAGCAAACCAAGCAAAACTGAAAGATGATACGAcatgagggaggaggaaggagagagatggtTACATTGTCAGCAAgatgaagaggaaaaagcaaaaaacacgtgtgcgtgtgcgtgccgcaGGTGTGAGTGCGCGCCACAACTAGAGAGCGAAACACCCACATTCGCACACGTGGACATCCCTGCACCTCCACTTGAATGCCTTGACGGGAGACTTTAGTACCGCTCGCGGATGGTCTGCGTCATGATGCTGAGAAGGGTACCAATCACGCCGCCGACGAGGATGGAGATGCCCATCAGAGTACCGGCAACGAAGCGCTTGCCGTCATTGTCGATGCCCTTCGACTGCGGGCCAAGCACCAGCGCCATCGAGACCACGTAGCCGTTCGAGAAGCCGAGGATAACCTGCATCACGTAGCCATACGCCTCTCCCGGGATGTAGTGGTACgagtgcaggagcagcagcggcacgaaGATGACGCGAGCAAAGGATGCCGCCACGATGATCCAGTGCTGCTTGCGCGACCGCGGCCACATGAACTTCAGCGACGGTGAGAAGCGGCCGAGCATATCGAACACATTGAAGATGAGCACAGCGATTGTTGCAAACCACTTCGAGTTCGGGAACGCGCTAACGGCGATACTGGGGAACAGGAACATCGTGATCAGGAAATCAAAGCCGCAGGCGACGAACATCCACTTGATACAGCACAGCGTGCTGACGATGGCGGTGGCCACGAGCATCTCGTTGCTCTTCGGGCGTCCCCCCTCACTCGGCCACCTATCCTTTCTCGCCCCACCCAGGTATTCGTCGAGGCTGTCCTGCTCTGTCGCCGAGCCCTCTGACTTGGCGGAGGACACTTGCAGCTCATCCGTGGCCGGCTCCCTGCTCGCCGAAGACTTGtgactctcctcctcatccagGTGCTCGTAGGGGCTGTGGAGCACTATCCCCAGGCTGCCGGTGCCCGTCTTGCTCTTTGCACTACCGAGATCACCGAAGTGGCTCTTAGCGAAGTTGTTGTAGCGGAGTAGAAACAACGCAACAAAGGTTGCGGCGTGGATACCCACGTCCAGGCCGTAGTAGAGCTTCGACTGCTTTTCCACGCCCTCGTACGTGTCCGGCAGCACACCCTTTACGAcgatctgcagcagcgaggtcAAGACGCCAGACACGCCGACCCCACCCATCATGATCGACGTGAAGCTTGAGGGGAAGGCACTAAACATGCCGTACGTCGTGAGATCGAAGATGCTCTTGCCGAGGCCGCCAATgaagccgccgcagcagagcgTTGCCACGGCACCGGCCTCATTGGTGCCACGTACAGGCACCACCATCAACACGATAACCTCCATGATGAGGATGAGCAGGCCACTGAACAGACGCGTCTTAATCGGGATGCGGCGGAACCAGCtgagcagcgtcagcggctCTATGACCAGGCTTGTCGAGAGACTAATGAGGTTGTAGTAGGTCATGACGTTGTTCCAGAAGTTCGCATGCCGCGGAACCGCGTCCGGGTCGTGCATGGCGTAGCGGTAGTACGTCATAATGTATCCAGGCGCGGAGAAGATGGCATTGGTGGGCATCATCATGGACACGCCGCACATGAACGCGACGACGTACACATAGAACTCGCCCGCGGTCATTGGCTACCACTTGCGAGCCCTGCCCGCCGCCTGGTAATCGGGGACGGCTgcgccgtgcgtgtgtgaaaGGTGCGCGAGGGTCACGCCAATCTGCGGGTAGGAAGTGAAGAAGGACGTGAGGTGCAGGGGGTCGGGGGGGCGTAGCTTAAGGACTTGAgcgacgtgtgtgtgtgtgtggagggggagggagggggggcaggaTGTAGTggtagggggggggttagaggaggagagaagaggggagaaggttCACGTGAGTGTAAATACACGGCGTAGGAGCATACACGCTTTGCAGCGCCTTTTCTTTAACATGCTTGCCGCGTTGATGTAAAGACTCTGTGTCGTGCTCGCACGCCACCACACAGGCCTCCATGGACATGCGCGTGAGTGATGTACCGCCTCGTGGTTCACTGCTCTGGAGAGTGTGAGAGAGCAACTTTGTGCGTATGCCACGTACGCCCCTCTCTTGTTTGTCGATTGAGagtggaggaaggcgagacggcagagaggtgaggaggagatgggggaagaggcgttCAGAGCAAGAGGAGTGCTTGAGTGAAGGAGGAAGTGGGAGGttgggaggaggaaagagccCCCAAATTACGCAATCCTATGCGGCTTACCTGCTTTCCCTCCAACTGAGTCTCcgctcctccctcttgcCACACCGCACACACTCAGATAGTAAAGCTGCCTCCTTCTCGTTTCCTAGAGATATGGTGGATGTGCGACAGTACcgcgtccccccctcccaccctaCTCTCCGGCTGCTCTCTCCTGTTCTCGTTGCAGACCCCCACCCCATCACTTGCTATGTTCAGCAGTCGTGGACAACGCAGCTGCACTGGCGGGCTTCAGACGCCCTTCTTCAACAATAGCCGGCACCTCAATCGATAGCCACGGCCCAAGTCCGAGAGCAAGGGCGTGGCTGAGGCCGAAGTACGGCACATTGCGTGCCCACAGGGGGAAGAAGTGCGTCGTCATGCAGATCTTGCCGCCCCTGTACATCTTCACTGTCTTCCCCTcaagctgcggcagcgcaatCTCCGGAGGTGCCTGCGGGTACGTGACCGGGATGTCGAAGTTCATCTCGAACTCGTACTTTTCGTTCTTATAGTAGGTCCAGCAGGTGCCGTACCAGCGTGTCCCTTGCGGGTTGCTCTCCAGCTGAAACCAGTGCGAGTCGCTCGCCTTGTTGTTCTCGACATAGGCGATTAGGGAGGCGTACTCCTCTTTAAGCCGCACTGTCCACTTGTCACCATCACGTGGGCCCGCCTTCGTCTTCAACAGCGGAATGCGCGAGACGCTCTCCCGCACTGACggctccatctctctctctctctcgttgtaAGGAGTagcggcggtgatgtcgcCCTCCCCTTCGCGTTGGTGTTTGCTCAGACGAGTTGTTGCGACTAGGTGGCGAGTGAAAATAAAGCAGCTAAAGTATGCGGGCCCCgatgtgtgcgcgtatgcgTGACTGGAAAGACTAGGCCGCCTTCTGAAGAAAAGCGATGAGCAGATCCAAGGCGTGAGGGCGGGGAGCGGGGCGCGCGTGGGCCAAGGTaaaggtgagagggagagggagatcTCACAATGTGAGA from Leishmania panamensis strain MHOM/PA/94/PSC-1 chromosome 15 sequence carries:
- a CDS encoding nucleoside transporter 1, putative (TriTrypDB/GeneDB-style sysID: LpmP.15.1160); protein product: MTAGEFYVYVVAFMCGVSMMMPTNAIFSAPGYIMTYYRYAMHDPDAVPRHANFWNNVMTYYNLISLSTSLVIEPLTLLSWFRRIPIKTRLFSGLLILIMEVIVLMVVPVRGTNEAGAVATLCCGGFIGGLGKSIFDLTTYGMFSAFPSSFTSIMMGGVGVSGVLTSLLQIVVKGVLPDTYEGVEKQSKLYYGLDVGIHAATFVALFLLRYNNFAKSHFGDLGSAKSKTGTGSLGIVLHSPYEHLDEEESHKSSASREPATDELQVSSAKSEGSATEQDSLDEYLGGARKDRWPSEGGRPKSNEMLVATAIVSTLCCIKWMFVACGFDFLITMFLFPSIAVSAFPNSKWFATIAVLIFNVFDMLGRFSPSLKFMWPRSRKQHWIIVAASFARVIFVPLLLLHSYHYIPGEAYGYVMQVILGFSNGYVVSMALVLGPQSKGIDNDGKRFVAGTLMGISILVGGVIGTLLSIMTQTIRERY
- the UFC1 gene encoding E2-like ubiquitin-conjugation enzyme, putative (TriTrypDB/GeneDB-style sysID: LpmP.15.1170), encoding MEPSVRESVSRIPLLKTKAGPRDGDKWTVRLKEEYASLIAYVENNKASDSHWFQLESNPQGTRWYGTCWTYYKNEKYEFEMNFDIPVTYPQAPPEIALPQLEGKTVKMYRGGKICMTTHFFPLWARNVPYFGLSHALALGLGPWLSIEVPAIVEEGRLKPASAAALSTTAEHSK